ACCTCCAACAGATCCAAACAGAATTAATTTCACCTAATCAGCACCAtcctttaaaacaaaccaaaatatacCCAGTCCATCTTGGCAAAAATGAGGtaagtacattttttttaaaactaaaagtaTGACTTTATTAAATTGTTTCATGCTAATATTGTCTAAACTGGTCTGTTACTGTGTAATTAATTAAGCTTGCATTTATTGTATCCAGAGGAAAGTAACATCCCTGTAAACTTTAATACTTTCTCTAGGGTTTTAAACATGAAGGATGATCACGTCTCACCAATTTTTAAACAGaactccccactgaaatcaatggggggggggtctctgcttaAGCAAAACGCCACTCCCAGCATGATATGGCCCACTAGTTGTTTCTTTATAACCTTTATTGATCAGTAGCAAGCTTAGAAAGTTGCATCTGACTCATATGTCTTGAGAATAAATGACAGCAAAAGTACATAACAATTTAAAAAGTTTACCTAGGATACCCACCTCATAGGGCGTACCTGCATAGGGCGTACCTGCCCTATGAGAAAGAAACAAGAGGCTATTACAGAAGTGGTGGTGATGGTTCCTAAGAGATGAATCAGGATATCATTTAATCAAATCAGCTGTATTCAAAGTAAGAATACAGATGATTTTGCCAAGATCCTACAGCAACAACCAAAAATCTCAATGATGAAGCTAAAGTTATATCAGCAAAGTCATTTTACATATTGGATGCTCTCAAGTTAGAGTTGATCAAGATATGTACTAATATAGTCTTAATACCCAAGATATTTGGGGTTTTCTCCTCTTCTGTACACATCATGTTTgaagaaaatattaatttaaaagattatttcaaaataatatttttgtgtcTCAGTGCATACCATGCAATGATACGaaaataaaaagtacaaagaCAACATTAATGAAGGCACATTGGGATACTGCATATTTCAGTAAACAAATAAATGCAACTAAATCTCAGAGAtgaggtgtgtgaggtaatattttttattggaccaacttctgttggtgagagagacaagagacCAACACAACTAAAACAACATTGCATATAATAATCTCAGGTCCATCAAGATATTTCAGAATTAACAAGACACAAAGCTGATGAGTTTCTTTGGATTGATCTGCTTCAGCATATTCAATGAACAATAGTCAAGTAACTGGCATATGAATAATTCTTatggaaaatatattatttcaaaaTGAGAGTTGAAATGAATCATATGTGCCAGCAACCAGACTGAACACATTAAATAATAGCTACTTAATACTATTAGACAACACCCCCACATACAGTGTTCTCCATGCACTGTAAGTTTTGAGACAAGGCCCTCTAGTTATTGTGGTGCAGCAGCACCACTAGATTGTGACTAATTGATTGTGTGACTAAACTATATGGTTGCCTTTCCATGGCAGCATAAAATAAACAGAAGAACATTGAAACACagggtgattttctttttaaattgaattatatattaaaataaataaccagTAATACTGCACTGAATTGTAGAATATAGAGATGTAAAATAGCTATCTGGGCATCTCAGCCATCTTCCTTCCAATTCATGCTCATTCCTTGTCACATATTCTTGTGTTTTGTCCAAGTGTATTGATTCACTCATCCCACACTTTGCCTTTGAGCGCTTTTATCACGTCACTGGTTGGTTCACATACACAGTGATGATGTGATTCCTATCCAGGCTTTATCTGCCTCCTTGTAGACATGCCCAAGAATGTGCTCAGTCTGTCTGTAGTATTGAAATTCACTGCCTAGTATCATAGTTGTGTCCTTACCGACTCCAGCCCAATGCCTGCCACAGGAAGGAGAGGCTCTGCACCTCAAATAGTCAGAATATTACAGAGAGGAAATTAACCCTGTCactgcctctggctctggctccttTCCCACAAAATGCAAACATGGTTTAGTCTTTCCcatcttaagaaaaaaaaaaaaaaacccacaattgaCCATTGACACCATTTGCCTCTTCAGCTCCCGCCCCATCTCCCCTCTTCATTTACTCTCTAAACTCTCTGAATGTAGTATTTGCAGTAGCTATCTGGAATTCCTCTCCAGTACAATCCTAAACCCTCTCCAATCGAGCTTCCACCCCTTGCACTCAATTGAAACCACTCTCACTGAAGTTTCCAATGACTTCCTCTCAGAACTAGTACTCCATTCTCATCCTCTTTGACCTGTCAGCTACTTTCAACACATGCtcttcttcttgaaatcttgtcctcccttggcttcccATAACTGTGTCCTCTCCTagttcttttcctctctctctaatTACTCCTCCTACCTCTCTGATTGCTCCATTAGCATGTACTTCAGAGGATCCTTGTCTTCCCCCTCCAGATTTCTGTGGGGGTTTGCACAGGTCCTTAGTCTCCCTTCTAAACGTCTTCCTCTATGCTTTAGCTCTGTGTAATCTCACTTGCAAACACAAATGCAACTACCATCTCTAAGCTGATGAATTACAGATCTATCTCTGCTCCAGATCTGTCTCCTTCTGACCAAACTAAAATCTCTGCCTTTCAatgacatctccttgtggatgtccAGCCAGCAGCTCAAATTCAACATGGCTAAGAGAGCTCTTACTCTTCTCACTAAAAACCCTCTATGCTATCTCCTTTCTCTTTCACAGTGGACAATACCACCATCCTGCCTTCACTCGGACCCATAACCTGAGCATTATCTTCAACTCAGACTTCTGTCTAGGTCCTCGCATCCAGGCTATGTCtcatcttgcagattctttctgcataaaatatctaagatatggcctttcctatcTATCTACTCAGTTAAAACTTTCGTCCAGGCTCTCATTATCTCACATACTGATTACTGCAACTTCTTTTTCTCTGGCCTTAAATGCAGTCTTGTCTACTCATATCCatgcagaatgctgctgcaaagatcattttccaaGCTCATCGCTTGGACCATGTCACTCCTTTCTTTGCACCCCTTAGGCTACCCCTTTAATAAGTAATTAAATATTAGttacttgttttcactttcaaggcccaTCACAACACATCTCCATCTTACCTATCATCTCTCGTCCGGTATTGAGAGGTCACCCCTCCCTCCGATCAGCCCATGATGCAAGCTTctatcacccacttgttaaattttcaaacaagcacctctgtgctttctcccatgctgatCGTCACACTTGGGAGGAACTCCTCATATACATCCACAAAGGCACTTCATTGTTCTCCTTCAAATCTCCTAAAAACTATCCTTTGTTGTGATGCCTACAAATAGCTTGACAACGGTTAGACAACTACCTATCAAGCTGACTAATACTGTCTCATTGTATCCTTGTACTCCCTGGTTTGTCTGTATCAGTTGTCTCttatcttacaatctaagtataaggtctttgtggcagggactgtctttttgttctgtgtttgtacagtgcctagcacaacagagttCTGGACCGTGATTAGAGCTTTTAAGCGTTACAATAATATCGATAATAATAAACCAAACTTCTTGCTGCCTCCTGTCCTGGATGGCAGAATCTCTAATGATGGATTTTCCCTGCCATTCTCTTCCTACAAAAACTGTCAACTTTTTCATGATTTagtaagcagagtcaggaagcagtgcagtggaagaggagaagggaGTGGACAGAACTGAGCATTGAGGTCTCTGCAGAAAAGTCATGCCTTGAAGAGGCATAGAGGCAGTCCTACCCTTTCATCCCTAGTGATGATTCCTTTCAGTCAATTTGGGACAGTTTAGTGAAGCTTGCCTATAACTATGCTGTACCTGTTACATTAATAAACAAAGGACTCTGGAGTTACTAATCCAGCACTTTTCATAAGAATTAAAATTCACTTAAACCCAAATAATTATGGATAGACTATAAGTTCTTTGGATCAGAGACTGTCATTTGCTATATGTTTGTAAAGCCCTAGCAAAATGGGTCCCAAACTGGTTGGCCTCTAGGTACTTTCTTAATATAAATGTTTAGTGATGCaaggaggaggtggtgggaaTAGGCAGTGGGCAGGAGGAGGCATTGGAGTGAGGGTTCAAGTGGGAAGAAGGAGGGGAAGATGCTCCTTGATTCTACTTTCATTATCCTTGGCACAAGCCCCACCTAGTAGAGTTAACATACATGAGTGTCAAGGTAGACTTCGTATGGGATTCATGACACATCTTGAGTTTTGCTACCACTCATGTGTCTATTGCCTCAGGCGGTCATCTTTACTGCTTCTCCCTGGTACCAGCCCTATATCTGTCATTTTGGCCATCATTGTGCATCACacttctctggaaaaaaaaacccttttgatCCGTGTTCAATCATCTGCTATTTCTCAGTGGGTGACCTCATAGGTAACATCACATGTAGACTTAACTCCTGGTGTACTTGCAAGACAAGAGTACATTCATGTGCAGTTTTAGAGAGGATACTAGAATATTATCTCATGTTTCACATAATGATTATACAAATAAAGTTTTTAAGGACCATCTCAGACTATTTGATAAGGAGTTTTttaatacaaatagtaattatTCTTTCTATCACAGGAGCACGTAGAGGCTCCAGAAAAGATTTATTCATTTACTTGGACAAAACTCCAATTTACTTTAATTGGAATTTTGCTTGAGTATGAGCTGAGTGAGGTCTATGTTAATTTTACAGTGAACTGACTATGTAGGTAGATGACTGATGAATTTTCTCTTCCCATTTCAATTTTTGTTAATAAAGATGTCATCACATCTGTAAGCTACCAGGAAGAGTTATGGGAATCCGACTACTTCGCTTCTCGTCTGTGGTGATCTTTGTCTTACTCCTTGTGGCAGGTGCTTTAATGGCTTTGCTTCCTAACAGTAAAGATGACAAAATGCCCAATTTGCGAAGGGAACCAAAATCCCAGAGCCAGTCTGCCTTGGATTCATTTACTCTTGTTATGCAGACATACAACAGAACTGACTTATTGCTGAAACTCTTAAATCATTATCAAGCCATCCCCCATCTACACAAAGTAATTGTTGTGTGGAACAATGTTGGGGAGAAGATGCCAGAAGAAATGTGGAATTCTTTGGGACCACATCCTATACCTGTTGTCTTCAAAGTGCAGACCACGAATCACATGAGGAACAGACTCCAGATCTTCCCTGAACTGGAAACAAAAGGTAATGAATGCCTCACTCTTATAGGTAGCATTGTTGCTAACAATATTATTTCCACTTTTCAGGACACTTATCATTTTATCTATCACTCAGAACAACTGCATATTTGATCATtatgggaaaactcccactgaccaaGTGGATCCAGAAACCTCTGAATCCACCAGCTGTTGAGCAATTCCACTTAGCAGAAAACAGCAGCAGGGAAGATGTAAGCAGCAGGACACATGGAGATCATGTAGCATGGATGTTAGACACCCTCCACCCCTCAGAGGCTGTATTAGAAGCACTGGGTGGAGGAGAGAATGGGGGGAGGGCCCTTGCTGTACTCATGGAAATATGGCTGCTATCTCAGTTTCTTCTTTCAGGCAAAGGTGACTAGATAGATTAGCTTTCCAGCCAAATCCAAAAATCCTCCCTAATCCAACAAAACTAACATAAAAAAGTCCAAATCAGTACAGGGGTTCACATGCCTTTTTCTACAGCCCTTTGGTGGAAATCCAAAAGTATGTGCTGCTCTCTATATTCCCCCCTTAGCCCAGTCTGATTCTTTAGCCCAAATCACTACTCTTTCTCTGGGTATTTTTCCCTGCGTTTTGGCTTTTCATCAAGGCCTCTTCCTCAACTCTTTGCAGGAGAGACCCGGCAACAAGTCTAGTTTCCTTCAAGTAAAAAGACGCATAAGTCCCACCTCTTTTGTGGGCTCTTTCTTGTTTGTAAAAAGGAAACTTTTATTTCACTACCCTCTACGCTAGCATACGTTGCTACTCAACCTAAAATTCCCAGAAAGCCTCTGAGCACTACAGCCCCCAGAACGCCCTACTGCTTAATCAGGGTTGCACTGAACCATAGCATTGCCATAAAGGGGTCAGCACCCCATTATGTTTCCTCCCTGAGGAACTGACCTATGTGCATCCTGCTTTCACCCCTACATGCAGCATGTTTTCAGGTTCTAGGATCTcatacaaggccagaagggaccacgaaatcatctaatctgatcccTTGTATATGACAGATTACCCATCAAATCCACCCAGCATTCCCATACCACACGCAACAACTGAAATTCAACCATAGTATTACACATGAAACTAGACTATTACATGTGACAGGGAGATAacaagagagacagaggtgcatgAATGCCTGAGACTTCTGCAATGTCAGGGAACTGatttaagtgagatatacccagttAATCCCTCCCATCTGAAGCAACAGGCCTTATCCTGCAGTTAATAAGAGGGAATTTTTGCCTATATAATATGCTCTTTTTGCCTGTCTAGGTCCCAGAGAAGTGGTGTGGAAATACTTATGTCTTGGTGTTTCCTTGATGTTAAGAAATAATTATTATGTGGAAAATCATATAATGCATCATACTGGACAATATGGGATCTGATTATTTTTCCTTGATTTTTATAGTTGTCCTTTACACAGTATTAAAAAGCTATTAGGACTCCAACGTGACCTGCAATTAGTAAAATCTGTTGTATTCCTTTGccaacccctcttcccccccgcccgaCCACAGATTTTCCACTGTACAGCTGTTCAGCTATGCTGCACAACTTTTAATGCTATAGTGATAGTTTGTGATTGATAATAGCAATAATGTGCTAAAAATTGTGTTTGCTTCAGGTCAATTAATCATCTGTTACAACTGCAAAGTTAAACATTCTTTTCACTGTAACCTTAATATCTAAGTATACATTTTCAGCCTGTTGCATGGTGATTTAGCTATGCACCTCACCCTAATGTTTATAGGAGTTGTCTGACTAGCTTGTCATTGCACATAGCACAGGTAAATTCACacatacaggcagtcctcggacttatgacacaattggttcctgaaaattgcatCATAAGTTGAAACGTCGTAACTCGGAACTGCAGGCGTCGTAAAGTCAAAACCAATGGTCGTAAGTCAAATCAGGGTGTCAACCTAGAAGGGTCGTACGTGCTGTTTGTCTTAAGTCAAAGCTCATAAAgttgaggactgcctgtatttaTCACTGAatgattttaaatttttctttaccttaattaaaaagtgtaaatgtcttttttcctctctccagcTGTTTTAATGATGGATGACGACACACTGATTAGTGCCTATGACCTTGCTTTTGCCTTCTCTGTTTGGCAGGTAATGTTTGTATATTGCATCCTGCATATTTATAATGGAGTTTATATCAATTTTACTAAATGGAAAGATTAAATCAGTTCATTGTTGCTATTTCTAGGACATACTGTTATCATCTGTCATATAGATGATCAGCTAAATTCTAAAAGGCAAGAGACGCTGAAGAATAATATTttaatgatacaaaattacagGCTGCCGGTATAAGCGATGTTTTTATCATTCCTCTGCTTAAAAGGCAAATTACAAAGTCACAGCTATCAGAAAATCTAATTGGTTAAATGCAGCAAAGAAATTTTAATTTGATCTGGAAGCTGTGCACCAGAAATCAATAGTAATATTTCTCTTTACCGTGCAGAGATTATCTGTAGGCTTATTTTTGATCCCAAACATGTGACTGCAAATTAACTTTGGCCAGATGCTACTTGGCATTGTATGATGTGGAGGGAAGCACAGTCTATCAGCTTTTGCAGGTCATTTTGTATTAACTTGCAACAATCTCCATGTGGTGCAGGCCAGCAGACCACAGAACTGATTATTTTATATTATCTGCATCTTTCATAGCAATTAATTTGCACTTCTATCAATAATAGCCTCATAAGGGATACTTCTATTAAAAGGTTTTGTATTGCTGTATTGATTAACATTTTGACTGTAGTGCGGAACTTTAATT
This window of the Eretmochelys imbricata isolate rEreImb1 chromosome 8, rEreImb1.hap1, whole genome shotgun sequence genome carries:
- the EXTL2 gene encoding exostosin-like 2; this encodes MRCHHICKLPGRVMGIRLLRFSSVVIFVLLLVAGALMALLPNSKDDKMPNLRREPKSQSQSALDSFTLVMQTYNRTDLLLKLLNHYQAIPHLHKVIVVWNNVGEKMPEEMWNSLGPHPIPVVFKVQTTNHMRNRLQIFPELETKAVLMMDDDTLISAYDLAFAFSVWQQFPDQIVGFVPRKHVSTPSGIYSYGSFELQTPGFGNGDQYSMVLIGAAFFHSGYLELFQKQPDAVHALIDETQNCDDIVMNFLVAKHTGKPSGVFVKPVDIRNLEKETNSGYSGMWHRAEHLLQRSYCLNKLVNIYDSMPLKYSNIIISQFGFPNYANYKNKM